From Methanosarcina lacustris Z-7289, one genomic window encodes:
- the pglZ gene encoding BREX-3 system phosphatase PglZ, which translates to MSNWREYILNEFVPQISKLTIVADPDALLIEEKLAFELKNRGFDLIEFNDPIEFRYIYELKYRAKWDQGEQTDLVVVLRIKDSELETLPYDLLKTGRKLFFNLGELFPNLSYPVIEKLDRSHLDVLFDAQKKYTPDRMGDNATKDFILRHVFGIEANLISNEVELLRELLRLHYRKITMPELLSNRLVQVLRYHGSFHSWPLEEIVPDEKVFFAFLQERWPVFLDRILAETESTEKSLETDFKYPGPEVLPFDHQDIRVYIDNLFVEGKLIPVQRPEISAETPSWIRSGIAESSGEYNDIRTTRLLEIVEKSVPGRESRHSDWLEFAMKWAELGSLVHSGCQAKEWERSQQIGTSLNNTFAEWLSDHYAALIDLPPINPAMLHHVPRMLAREMETKSNTKVALIVVDGLSLEQWIAIRQILHEQDHGLVMQESATFAWIPTLTSVSRQAIFAGKIPFFYPSSINTTNNENNLWRQFWESKGLSKLDIGYKRGMGDGNVVNVLDDTLNPGKTRAIGLVVDKVDKIMHGMQLGAAGMHNQIKQWCQEGFLSSLIGYLLDQDYQVWLTSDHGNIECRGKGKPSEGVIAETRGERVRIYPTPELRALVAKSFNFAREWEPIGLPSGYFPLVAGGNDAFIREGDGIVGHGGISIEEVIVPLVKFERKAC; encoded by the coding sequence ATGAGTAACTGGCGAGAATATATACTTAACGAGTTCGTACCCCAGATAAGCAAGCTCACCATAGTGGCTGACCCGGATGCTTTGCTGATCGAAGAGAAGCTCGCATTTGAACTAAAAAATCGCGGTTTTGACCTGATCGAGTTCAACGACCCGATCGAGTTCCGATATATTTATGAATTAAAGTACAGGGCTAAATGGGACCAGGGCGAACAAACAGATCTTGTAGTTGTCCTCCGCATAAAAGACTCAGAACTTGAAACCCTTCCATATGATCTCCTGAAGACCGGAAGAAAGCTTTTCTTCAACCTTGGAGAACTTTTTCCCAATCTCAGTTATCCGGTGATCGAGAAACTGGACCGCAGTCATCTGGATGTCCTGTTCGATGCCCAGAAGAAATATACTCCAGATCGAATGGGTGACAACGCTACCAAGGACTTTATTCTACGCCACGTTTTCGGCATAGAGGCTAACCTCATCAGTAATGAGGTTGAACTTCTCCGAGAACTTCTCCGGCTTCACTACAGAAAAATCACCATGCCAGAACTGCTGTCTAACCGGCTTGTCCAGGTATTGAGATATCATGGAAGTTTCCATAGCTGGCCATTGGAAGAAATTGTTCCTGACGAAAAGGTATTCTTCGCATTCCTGCAGGAACGCTGGCCTGTATTCCTTGATAGGATCTTGGCTGAAACCGAATCTACTGAAAAGTCTTTAGAGACTGATTTCAAATATCCAGGACCAGAAGTCTTGCCTTTTGATCATCAGGACATCCGCGTTTACATCGACAATCTGTTTGTCGAAGGGAAACTCATTCCGGTTCAGAGGCCGGAAATAAGTGCCGAGACACCTTCTTGGATTCGAAGTGGAATAGCTGAGTCAAGTGGTGAATATAACGATATTCGTACAACTCGCCTTCTCGAAATTGTTGAGAAATCGGTCCCAGGGAGGGAATCAAGGCACTCCGATTGGCTGGAATTCGCCATGAAGTGGGCCGAACTGGGGTCCCTCGTACATTCGGGTTGTCAGGCAAAGGAATGGGAACGATCCCAACAGATTGGCACCAGTCTCAACAATACTTTCGCTGAATGGCTGAGTGACCATTATGCAGCCCTCATCGATCTCCCTCCAATTAATCCGGCAATGCTCCACCATGTTCCACGTATGCTGGCGCGAGAGATGGAAACAAAATCAAACACAAAGGTGGCATTAATTGTAGTTGACGGGCTTTCTCTTGAACAATGGATTGCCATTCGGCAGATCCTTCACGAACAAGATCATGGCCTTGTAATGCAAGAATCGGCTACATTTGCCTGGATTCCTACACTAACTTCTGTGTCCAGACAGGCGATCTTTGCAGGAAAAATTCCCTTCTTTTATCCCTCATCAATCAATACGACGAACAATGAAAACAATCTATGGAGGCAATTTTGGGAAAGCAAAGGTTTGTCCAAATTGGACATCGGATATAAAAGAGGAATGGGAGATGGCAACGTTGTCAATGTTCTTGATGACACACTGAACCCTGGAAAGACCAGAGCCATCGGTTTAGTTGTGGATAAGGTCGACAAGATCATGCATGGCATGCAACTTGGAGCAGCTGGAATGCATAATCAGATCAAACAATGGTGCCAGGAAGGATTCCTCAGTTCACTTATTGGTTATCTTCTGGATCAAGATTATCAGGTTTGGCTGACATCTGACCACGGAAACATTGAATGCCGTGGGAAAGGAAAACCTTCAGAAGGCGTTATTGCCGAAACTCGTGGTGAAAGGGTAAGAATCTATCCTACTCCTGAACTTCGTGCTTTAGTCGCCAAGTCGTTTAATTTTGCACGTGAATGGGAGCCTATTGGCTTGCCATCCGGGTACTTCCCTCTGGTCGCTGGGGGAAACGATGCCTTCATCAGAGAAGGAGATGGGATAGTTGGCCATGGTGGAATCTCCATCGAAGAGGTCATCGTGCCTCTGGTGAAATTTGAAAGGAAGGCTTGTTAA
- the leuS gene encoding leucine--tRNA ligase, which produces MEQDYKPHEIETKWQKKWTESRIFQADPDKREKFFITIPYPYLNGNLHAGHTRTFTIGDVVARYKRMLGYNVLYPMGFHVTGTPIVGLAELIASRDPQTMDVYERLHGIPGDILPTLDTPEKIVDYFKREAESAMRMIGYSIDWRRKFTTTDPTYKKFIEWQYIRLGEKDLIVKGSHPVKWCPNDNNPVEDHDILHGEEATIVEYTLIKFRYKDLVLPCATLRPETTYGVTNLWVNPKVDYVKARVEKDGNEEFWVVSRDAFRKLTFTDRTVEYIEDMPAKSVIGIKLTNPVTGDEVLSLPASFVRAENGSGIVMSVPAHAPFDYLALRDLYDADLSEYGITEDLKNIKLISLIKVPEFGEFPAKEIVESMGITSQKDPKAEEATKIVYRREFHGGVLKELTGKYEGSPVSKIKDILTRDFISSNTGELFYELSEPVVCRCGTPCVVNMVKGQWFLNYSNPEWKAKVYRCLSQMRIIPEEYRVEFENKVDWLKDKACARRKGLGTRLPFDKEWLIESLGDSTIYMCYYIIARFIEKGDLALEQLTLSFFDYVLLGKGDVSAVSAETGIASELLEEIRRDFNYWYPVDLRSSGKDLVPNHLLFFLFHHVALFEEDKWPRALAVNGFVSLEGQKMSKSKGPILTLESAVSAYGADITRMYILSSAEQTQDADWQNTGIESARRQVDRFYSFAKDVIENGKRASLNAELNQIDRWMLSRMQNYIRGTNTALDSIQTREAIQNSFFLLLNDLRWYQRRGGENLLYYVLDNWVRLMAPFTPHLCEEIWESMGHEDSISFVQYPLYNEDLIDKGAELAEEAVKSTLNDIEEILRVTKMTPQKVYLYTSPAWKAAAIKCACELQLEAPLEVGTLIKTLMANPDLKRFGKEIPKFVQKIIPEFKSGSSERYETFAYLGLDEEALLKESASFLVKELGCPVEIYSADSPEYDPQKKSRFAEPFRPAIYIEAKTEESE; this is translated from the coding sequence ATGGAGCAGGACTATAAACCTCATGAGATCGAAACTAAATGGCAGAAAAAATGGACTGAGAGCCGGATTTTCCAGGCTGATCCAGATAAGCGGGAAAAGTTCTTCATAACAATTCCCTACCCTTACCTGAACGGGAACCTGCACGCAGGACACACCCGGACCTTTACGATAGGGGATGTCGTGGCAAGATACAAAAGGATGCTCGGATACAACGTGCTTTACCCTATGGGCTTCCACGTAACAGGCACCCCCATTGTGGGGCTTGCTGAGCTGATTGCAAGCCGGGACCCTCAGACCATGGACGTATACGAACGCCTCCATGGGATTCCCGGAGATATCCTGCCTACACTCGATACCCCTGAAAAAATCGTTGACTATTTCAAGCGTGAAGCCGAGAGCGCCATGCGCATGATCGGGTACTCCATTGACTGGAGGCGCAAATTCACGACGACTGACCCCACTTACAAAAAGTTCATCGAGTGGCAATATATCCGCCTTGGGGAAAAAGATCTTATTGTGAAAGGCTCCCACCCGGTAAAGTGGTGCCCGAACGATAACAACCCCGTGGAAGACCATGATATCCTGCATGGGGAAGAAGCCACAATCGTGGAATACACCCTGATAAAATTCCGGTACAAAGACCTGGTCCTACCCTGTGCTACCCTCAGGCCGGAAACCACCTATGGAGTAACTAACCTCTGGGTCAACCCCAAAGTGGATTATGTAAAGGCCAGAGTCGAAAAAGACGGAAATGAAGAGTTCTGGGTTGTCAGCAGGGATGCTTTCCGAAAACTGACCTTTACGGACAGGACCGTGGAATACATTGAGGATATGCCTGCAAAATCCGTTATAGGGATAAAACTCACAAATCCCGTAACCGGAGATGAAGTCCTCTCTCTTCCTGCATCCTTCGTAAGGGCCGAAAACGGGAGCGGAATAGTAATGAGCGTGCCTGCACATGCACCTTTTGACTACCTTGCCCTGCGTGACCTCTATGATGCAGACCTTAGCGAATACGGGATTACTGAAGACCTGAAAAATATCAAACTGATTTCCCTTATTAAGGTTCCCGAATTCGGGGAATTCCCGGCAAAAGAAATCGTAGAAAGCATGGGGATAACAAGCCAGAAAGACCCTAAAGCCGAGGAAGCCACAAAGATCGTGTACCGGAGAGAGTTCCACGGTGGAGTCCTTAAGGAGCTCACAGGCAAATACGAGGGGTCCCCGGTTTCCAAAATTAAGGATATTCTTACCAGAGACTTCATTAGCTCAAACACAGGAGAGCTCTTTTATGAGCTCAGTGAGCCTGTGGTTTGCCGCTGCGGTACTCCCTGTGTTGTAAACATGGTAAAAGGCCAGTGGTTCCTGAATTATTCGAATCCTGAATGGAAAGCAAAGGTTTACAGATGCCTCAGCCAGATGAGGATTATTCCCGAAGAGTACAGGGTAGAGTTCGAAAACAAGGTTGACTGGCTCAAGGATAAGGCATGTGCCCGCAGGAAAGGCCTTGGGACCCGCCTTCCCTTTGATAAGGAATGGTTGATTGAGTCTCTCGGGGATTCGACAATCTACATGTGCTATTATATAATTGCCAGGTTCATCGAGAAAGGTGACCTTGCCCTTGAGCAGCTTACCCTTTCCTTCTTCGATTATGTCCTGCTCGGAAAAGGTGACGTTTCAGCGGTTTCAGCAGAAACAGGCATTGCCTCTGAACTCCTTGAAGAAATCCGTCGTGATTTCAACTACTGGTATCCTGTGGACCTGCGCTCTTCCGGAAAGGACCTTGTCCCTAATCACCTGCTCTTCTTCCTCTTCCATCATGTAGCCCTTTTCGAGGAAGATAAATGGCCAAGAGCCCTTGCAGTAAACGGTTTTGTCTCCCTTGAAGGGCAGAAGATGAGCAAGTCCAAAGGTCCAATCCTTACCCTGGAAAGCGCGGTCAGCGCTTACGGAGCAGACATTACAAGGATGTATATCCTCTCATCAGCCGAACAGACCCAGGACGCCGACTGGCAGAATACAGGAATAGAGTCTGCCCGCAGGCAGGTGGATAGGTTCTATTCCTTTGCAAAGGATGTAATTGAGAACGGGAAACGGGCTTCCCTGAACGCCGAGCTAAACCAGATCGACCGCTGGATGCTCTCAAGGATGCAGAACTATATCAGGGGGACAAACACTGCCCTTGACTCTATCCAGACAAGAGAAGCTATCCAGAATTCCTTCTTCCTGCTCTTAAACGATCTCAGGTGGTACCAGAGAAGAGGCGGAGAAAATCTGCTTTACTACGTGCTGGACAACTGGGTCAGGCTTATGGCTCCTTTTACTCCTCACCTCTGTGAAGAGATATGGGAGTCCATGGGGCACGAAGACTCGATCTCCTTTGTCCAGTATCCGCTCTACAATGAAGACCTTATAGACAAAGGAGCCGAACTTGCAGAAGAGGCTGTAAAGAGTACCCTGAACGATATTGAAGAGATCCTGAGGGTTACAAAGATGACTCCTCAAAAGGTCTACCTTTACACTTCTCCTGCCTGGAAAGCCGCAGCAATAAAATGCGCCTGCGAACTGCAGCTTGAAGCTCCTCTGGAAGTAGGTACTCTTATCAAAACCCTGATGGCAAACCCTGACCTGAAGCGTTTTGGTAAGGAGATCCCTAAGTTCGTGCAGAAAATAATTCCCGAGTTCAAGAGCGGCAGTTCAGAACGCTACGAGACCTTTGCCTACCTCGGCCTTGATGAAGAGGCCCTTCTGAAGGAATCAGCCTCCTTCCTGGTAAAAGAACTCGGCTGCCCTGTTGAAATCTACAGCGCCGATTCTCCGGAGTATGACCCGCAGAAGAAGTCCAGGTTTGCAGAACCCTTCAGGCCTGCGATTTACATTGAGGCAAAGACTGAAGAATCAGAATAA
- a CDS encoding M1 family metallopeptidase, with translation MKNRLYKYYPEDFGELTVDVIHMNLVFDVYDDRTNVKSILRVRTKDAPLEKLELNCRDLEVRAVSCIQYEVSYKYRQDDAILEINFMDVIPPHTDIAVVTDTVCRPTKNILEGLYYDETPAGAPPQQITQCQQWGFQKIVPCIDDMCAKCTYRTTIIADSRYTNLITNGDVAVGRQTLKPGRDKIVYDNSVTPMATYLFFLGVGTYATFTREFEYPDGETFMLELLVPPGSNAEAAEKALDILHDSVMWVYIFTGPEQFNEAKLPVRKELWELVRKREKMKLEAKSESPLEKELRAVRDELAKIGSTITPGYKYTGTVYREIGMQNSDFGGMENVGNTTITTNRIMPYQQITDPAFEYMIRVKVHEYYHNQNGSEVTGKSPFEIWLNEAVTVLVEEQYYAFLFGEDYQRLGRVLDLLAPASGTFALDSGASSMPIIPDGFNDPNDLITSVTYVKAPEYVRMVETLIGKDTFVRGLDRYFKKFSHSNAATQDWIEAMEEESGQPLKEMAETWLKQTKFPVVEVSAEYDKPSRKFTFFLKQQFPAGGKPWEFPFRAALVDENGNDLAEVLERVSGETAEITVENVDMPSFLSLNRGYSFYGKLIYRANQEELLLQVRKDSDITGRFTAFYTIVDREKLRLLKVPGSVPSEDFIELYYRLFNDRQLLERAGGQFLTIFESVEDEEFSHHYQELYDVKQKLLKAVAWKYRNSLISSYHFFENVSVPGDASLEETARVIKGRQAKNVCLGVLATLDTPDIHTLIKQQFETATCATDRLSAFAAYLNSSAPDKIEVLRAFEAESKQNLISWEAFLAVIGNNSSVDAVELVREMERSAAFRIEQTNDQRALYGSFARNRKKSLQTEEGRTLFAEILKKLAVVNEYSTVNMLNAFANIDQMESKYHIPLVKILADLLGELDSQKFPSVYNRIRKLLLGAPKAVKTYGIEHGEIKALQSEKPVQK, from the coding sequence ATGAAAAATAGGCTGTACAAATATTATCCTGAAGATTTCGGGGAACTTACTGTTGATGTTATACATATGAACCTGGTGTTTGACGTCTATGATGACAGGACTAATGTGAAGTCCATTTTAAGGGTCAGGACAAAGGATGCACCTCTTGAGAAGCTGGAGTTAAACTGCAGGGACCTTGAGGTCAGGGCTGTGAGCTGCATACAGTATGAGGTTTCTTACAAATACAGGCAGGATGATGCGATTCTTGAAATTAATTTCATGGACGTGATTCCTCCGCATACTGATATTGCGGTTGTTACGGATACTGTTTGCAGGCCTACCAAAAATATCCTTGAGGGGCTTTATTACGATGAAACCCCGGCAGGGGCTCCTCCGCAGCAGATCACGCAGTGCCAGCAGTGGGGGTTCCAGAAGATCGTGCCGTGCATAGACGACATGTGCGCAAAATGCACATACAGGACAACCATCATCGCGGACTCCAGGTACACGAACCTTATCACAAACGGGGATGTCGCTGTCGGGCGGCAGACCTTAAAGCCGGGCAGGGACAAAATAGTCTATGACAACTCCGTTACTCCGATGGCAACATATCTCTTTTTCCTGGGCGTGGGGACTTATGCGACTTTTACGAGGGAATTTGAGTACCCGGATGGGGAGACTTTCATGCTGGAATTGCTCGTGCCGCCCGGCTCAAACGCAGAAGCTGCCGAAAAAGCGCTTGATATCCTGCATGACTCGGTCATGTGGGTCTACATCTTTACAGGGCCCGAGCAGTTCAATGAAGCCAAGCTGCCTGTCAGGAAAGAGCTCTGGGAGCTTGTCCGCAAACGAGAGAAAATGAAACTTGAGGCAAAGTCCGAATCCCCCCTGGAAAAAGAACTCCGGGCGGTCAGGGACGAACTTGCAAAAATCGGCAGTACCATCACTCCAGGGTACAAATACACGGGGACTGTCTACAGGGAAATAGGGATGCAGAACTCGGACTTCGGGGGCATGGAAAATGTCGGGAACACCACAATTACCACAAACCGCATCATGCCTTACCAGCAGATCACGGACCCGGCTTTCGAGTACATGATCAGGGTCAAAGTGCATGAATATTACCACAACCAGAACGGGTCTGAGGTTACGGGAAAAAGTCCCTTTGAGATCTGGTTAAACGAAGCTGTGACCGTGCTTGTGGAAGAACAGTACTATGCTTTCCTCTTTGGCGAAGACTACCAGAGGCTTGGCAGGGTGCTTGACCTGCTTGCCCCGGCATCAGGGACTTTTGCCCTGGATTCGGGAGCATCTTCCATGCCCATCATCCCTGACGGCTTCAATGACCCAAACGACCTGATCACTTCCGTCACCTACGTAAAAGCTCCGGAATACGTGCGCATGGTCGAGACCCTCATAGGCAAGGACACTTTTGTCCGGGGCCTTGACCGCTACTTCAAAAAGTTCAGCCACTCAAACGCGGCCACGCAGGACTGGATCGAAGCCATGGAAGAAGAAAGCGGGCAGCCTTTAAAGGAAATGGCCGAAACCTGGCTGAAGCAGACAAAGTTCCCTGTAGTCGAGGTCTCAGCCGAATACGACAAGCCTTCCCGGAAGTTTACCTTCTTCCTCAAACAGCAGTTCCCTGCCGGAGGAAAGCCCTGGGAGTTCCCCTTCAGGGCAGCCCTTGTTGACGAAAACGGAAATGACCTTGCCGAAGTCCTTGAAAGAGTAAGTGGCGAAACTGCAGAAATCACAGTTGAAAACGTGGACATGCCTTCTTTCCTTTCCCTGAACAGAGGCTACTCTTTCTACGGGAAACTTATTTACAGGGCTAACCAGGAAGAGCTCCTGTTGCAGGTCCGGAAGGACAGCGACATCACAGGCAGGTTTACAGCTTTCTATACCATTGTGGACCGGGAAAAGCTGAGGCTCCTTAAAGTTCCGGGTTCAGTTCCCTCTGAAGACTTTATAGAACTCTACTACAGGCTCTTTAATGATCGGCAGCTCCTCGAAAGGGCAGGAGGACAGTTCCTTACTATCTTTGAGTCCGTAGAAGACGAGGAATTTTCCCACCACTATCAGGAACTTTATGACGTAAAGCAGAAGCTCCTGAAGGCAGTTGCCTGGAAATACAGGAATTCCCTGATTTCTTCCTACCACTTCTTTGAAAATGTTTCGGTTCCAGGGGATGCGTCTCTTGAAGAAACAGCAAGGGTGATCAAGGGCAGGCAGGCTAAAAATGTCTGCCTCGGAGTCCTTGCAACTCTCGATACCCCTGATATCCATACCCTGATAAAACAGCAGTTTGAGACCGCAACCTGTGCAACAGACAGATTGAGCGCATTTGCCGCTTACCTTAACAGTTCGGCTCCTGACAAAATTGAAGTCCTCAGGGCCTTTGAAGCGGAATCAAAGCAGAACCTTATTTCCTGGGAAGCCTTCCTTGCAGTAATAGGAAATAACAGCAGTGTTGATGCAGTCGAACTTGTAAGGGAAATGGAACGGTCAGCCGCCTTCAGGATCGAACAGACAAACGATCAGCGTGCCCTTTACGGGAGCTTTGCAAGGAACCGCAAAAAGTCCCTTCAGACCGAAGAAGGCAGGACTCTCTTTGCAGAGATCCTGAAAAAGCTGGCAGTTGTAAACGAGTATAGTACTGTCAATATGCTCAATGCCTTTGCAAACATAGACCAGATGGAATCTAAGTATCATATCCCCCTGGTAAAGATCCTGGCAGACCTCCTTGGAGAACTGGATTCCCAGAAATTCCCGAGCGTCTATAACAGGATCAGAAAACTCCTTCTTGGAGCCCCGAAAGCTGTCAAAACTTACGGCATAGAGCATGGGGAGATTAAGGCTCTGCAGTCGGAAAAACCCGTACAGAAATAA
- the thrC gene encoding threonine synthase has product MYHLKCIECGAEYSKDEVIYTCSKCDGLLDVIYDYSSIKIDMEKLKTECPSVWKYAKLLPIDSEPVTIQEGGTPLYKCDRLAEKIGIKELYVKHEGMNPTGSFKDRGMTVGVTKALELGMKTVACASTGNTSAALAIYGAKAGIPVIVLLPAGKVALGKIAQALMHGAKVLSVRGNFDDALALVRTLCSQEKIYLLNSINPYRLEGQKTIGFEIADQLGFKVPDRIVLPVGNAGNITAIFKGFREFKILGITDSLPKMTGIQAEGSCPIVKAIKSGAPAITPEEHPETIATAIRIGNPVNATKALSAIRQSGGTAESVTDEEILAAQKDLARLEGIGVEPASAASVAGLKKLVDLGVIGRDETVVCITTGHLLKDPQTVIDICEEPTVVDANIDAIREAIFGKAK; this is encoded by the coding sequence ATGTATCATCTGAAATGTATCGAATGCGGTGCAGAGTATTCCAAAGATGAAGTGATCTATACCTGCAGCAAATGCGACGGGCTGCTTGATGTTATTTATGACTATTCCTCAATTAAAATTGACATGGAAAAACTGAAGACCGAATGCCCTTCGGTCTGGAAGTACGCAAAACTCCTCCCGATCGACAGTGAGCCTGTGACTATCCAGGAAGGCGGGACCCCTTTATACAAGTGCGACCGTCTGGCCGAAAAGATAGGGATTAAAGAACTCTACGTAAAACACGAGGGTATGAACCCCACCGGTTCTTTCAAGGACAGGGGGATGACCGTAGGAGTTACGAAAGCGCTTGAGCTCGGGATGAAGACCGTTGCCTGCGCGTCAACCGGGAATACTTCAGCTGCTCTTGCAATCTACGGGGCAAAAGCAGGAATTCCTGTCATAGTGCTGCTTCCTGCAGGGAAAGTAGCCCTTGGAAAAATAGCTCAGGCCCTCATGCACGGAGCAAAAGTCCTCAGCGTCCGCGGAAACTTTGACGATGCCCTTGCTCTTGTGCGCACGCTCTGTTCCCAGGAAAAAATCTACCTTTTAAACTCCATCAACCCGTACAGGCTGGAAGGCCAGAAAACCATCGGCTTTGAGATTGCAGACCAGCTCGGCTTCAAAGTGCCTGACAGAATTGTCCTGCCCGTAGGAAACGCAGGAAATATTACTGCAATTTTCAAAGGTTTCAGGGAGTTTAAGATTCTCGGAATAACGGATTCGCTCCCGAAGATGACCGGAATCCAGGCAGAAGGTTCCTGTCCTATCGTAAAAGCCATAAAAAGCGGGGCTCCTGCAATCACTCCGGAAGAGCACCCCGAGACCATTGCAACTGCAATCAGGATTGGAAACCCTGTAAACGCTACAAAAGCCCTAAGCGCAATCCGGCAATCCGGTGGGACTGCAGAGTCTGTTACTGATGAAGAAATCCTTGCAGCTCAGAAAGACCTTGCAAGGCTGGAAGGCATAGGTGTCGAACCTGCAAGTGCAGCCTCTGTAGCAGGGCTTAAGAAACTTGTTGATCTGGGAGTCATTGGCAGAGACGAAACCGTTGTCTGTATCACGACAGGTCACCTCCTTAAAGACCCTCAGACTGTGATTGATATCTGCGAGGAGCCGACTGTAGTGGATGCAAATATCGATGCCATCAGGGAAGCAATCTTCGGAAAGGCTAAATAA
- a CDS encoding DUF1622 domain-containing protein, giving the protein MFLDAFSALFNIVGSLLIIYGGLRAISEIILLEVLKRPYSYQQVRKELTNKIVFGLEFFIAADILETVRNPSQEELLLLGTVVLIRTVLGYFLSKEVSEYKLD; this is encoded by the coding sequence TTGTTTCTGGATGCATTCTCTGCTCTATTCAATATTGTGGGCTCTCTCCTCATAATATACGGAGGGCTCAGGGCAATTTCAGAGATTATCCTGCTTGAAGTTTTGAAGAGACCTTACAGTTACCAGCAGGTAAGAAAAGAGCTTACAAACAAAATTGTCTTCGGGCTTGAGTTTTTCATTGCAGCTGATATCCTGGAAACCGTAAGGAATCCCTCGCAGGAAGAACTCCTCCTGCTAGGTACGGTTGTGTTGATTCGAACAGTCCTTGGCTATTTCCTCAGCAAGGAAGTTTCGGAATACAAGCTGGATTGA